A genomic region of Micromonospora sp. NBC_01796 contains the following coding sequences:
- a CDS encoding 2-hydroxyacid dehydrogenase translates to MKAWIPHEHGRSMLGELPDGVRVEIAPDPDRLPSDPSGVQFWVPPFLARSEVVRLAADLPDLRVVQLLTAGADAWADRLPDGVVLCDARGVHDSPTAEWVVTAILAHLRMFPYFARAQSRHEWSYAQATPTDELAGKRVLIVGAGSIGAALTARLRPFEVELTLVARTARPAEGVRGVAELPALLPAADIVVLLVPLTGATRGLVDARFLAAMPDGALLVNAARGPVADTDALVAELKTGRLSAALDVTDPEPLPADHPLWELPNVLLTPHVGGTVRGLLPRGYRLAGDQLRRLVAGEPLLNEVVDGY, encoded by the coding sequence GTGAAGGCTTGGATTCCGCACGAGCACGGCCGGTCGATGCTCGGGGAGCTCCCCGACGGCGTACGCGTCGAGATCGCCCCGGACCCGGACCGGTTGCCGTCGGACCCGTCCGGGGTGCAGTTCTGGGTGCCGCCGTTCCTCGCGCGCTCCGAGGTCGTACGCCTCGCGGCCGACCTGCCCGACCTGCGGGTGGTCCAGTTGCTCACCGCGGGCGCGGATGCCTGGGCCGACCGGCTCCCCGACGGGGTGGTCCTCTGCGACGCGCGGGGTGTCCACGACTCGCCGACCGCCGAGTGGGTGGTCACCGCGATCCTCGCCCACCTGCGGATGTTCCCGTACTTTGCCCGCGCCCAGTCCCGCCACGAGTGGTCGTACGCCCAGGCGACGCCGACCGACGAGCTGGCCGGCAAGCGGGTGCTGATCGTCGGCGCCGGTTCGATCGGGGCGGCCCTGACCGCCCGCCTGCGGCCGTTCGAGGTGGAGCTGACCCTGGTCGCCCGGACCGCCCGCCCCGCCGAGGGCGTACGCGGGGTCGCGGAGTTGCCGGCGTTGCTGCCGGCGGCGGACATCGTGGTGCTGCTGGTGCCGCTGACCGGGGCGACCCGTGGGCTGGTCGACGCGCGTTTCCTGGCCGCGATGCCGGACGGTGCGCTGCTGGTGAACGCGGCCCGTGGCCCGGTTGCCGACACCGACGCGCTGGTGGCGGAGTTGAAAACCGGTCGGCTGAGCGCGGCCCTCGACGTGACCGACCCGGAGCCGCTGCCGGCGGATCATCCGCTCTGGGAGTTGCCGAACGTCCTGCTCACCCCGCACGTCGGCGGCACCGTACGCGGCCTGCTGCCGCGCGGTTACCGGCTCGCCGGTGACCAGTTGCGCCGCCTCGTGGCCGGGGAGCCGCTGCTGAACGAGGTGGTCGACGGCTACTGA
- a CDS encoding PQQ-dependent sugar dehydrogenase, translating to MNVRPPYPRRTRTRAAVAFCAAAVLATSGCAFGDPEPDPAGEPPTFPTPSVTATARPGGVDQQVAATVLATGLRVPWGIAFLPDGGALVTERDTAKILKVGPESDTDGLKVTTVQTLPEVDAAGEGGLMGIAVSPAYDQDKSVFVYYSTGEDNRVARLVLGEKPAPIVTGIPLSGIHNGGRLAFGPDGYLYATTGDASQRGLSQDPKSLGGKILRMTPDGKPAPGNPFPNSLVWSLGHRNVQGIAWDANKRLYASEFGQNTWDEINLIEPGKNYGWPEVEGEGGAETDPKFSKPLAVWKTADASCSGVAVVENLLAAACLRGERIWLLELTAAGGVLGQPRSILTGEYGRLRTAVLAPDGSLWISTSNHDGRGEPAATDDRIIRLVFSGGGAGRS from the coding sequence GTGAACGTTCGCCCCCCGTACCCCCGCCGCACCCGGACCCGGGCGGCGGTCGCGTTCTGCGCGGCGGCCGTCCTCGCGACCAGCGGATGCGCCTTCGGCGACCCGGAGCCGGACCCCGCCGGCGAACCACCCACCTTCCCCACCCCGTCGGTCACCGCGACCGCCCGGCCCGGCGGCGTCGACCAGCAGGTCGCGGCGACGGTCCTGGCCACCGGCCTGCGGGTGCCGTGGGGCATCGCCTTCCTGCCCGACGGCGGCGCCCTGGTCACCGAGCGGGACACCGCCAAGATCCTCAAGGTCGGGCCGGAGTCCGACACCGACGGGCTCAAGGTCACCACCGTGCAGACCCTGCCCGAGGTGGACGCGGCCGGCGAGGGCGGGCTGATGGGGATCGCCGTCTCACCGGCCTACGACCAGGACAAGAGCGTCTTCGTCTACTACTCGACCGGCGAGGACAACCGGGTCGCCAGGTTAGTCCTCGGCGAGAAGCCGGCCCCGATCGTCACCGGCATCCCGCTCTCCGGCATCCACAACGGCGGGCGGCTCGCGTTCGGCCCGGACGGCTACCTCTACGCCACCACCGGCGACGCCTCCCAGCGCGGCCTGTCCCAGGACCCGAAGAGCCTCGGCGGCAAGATCCTGCGGATGACGCCGGACGGCAAACCCGCCCCCGGCAACCCGTTCCCCAACTCGCTGGTCTGGTCCCTGGGCCACCGCAACGTCCAGGGCATCGCCTGGGACGCGAACAAGCGGCTCTACGCCAGCGAGTTCGGCCAGAACACCTGGGACGAGATCAACCTCATCGAGCCCGGCAAGAACTACGGCTGGCCCGAGGTCGAGGGAGAGGGCGGGGCCGAAACCGACCCGAAGTTCAGCAAGCCGCTGGCGGTCTGGAAGACCGCCGACGCCTCCTGCTCCGGGGTCGCCGTGGTGGAGAACCTGCTCGCCGCCGCCTGCCTGCGCGGCGAACGGATCTGGTTGCTCGAACTGACCGCCGCCGGTGGTGTGCTCGGGCAGCCCCGATCCATCCTCACCGGCGAGTACGGCCGCCTGCGTACCGCCGTCCTGGCACCCGACGGCTCACTCTGGATCTCCACCTCCAACCACGACGGCCGAGGCGAACCCGCCGCGACCGACGACCGGATCATCCGGCTCGTCTTCTCCGGCGGCGGCGCCGGCCGGAGCTGA